Proteins encoded together in one Gemmatimonadaceae bacterium window:
- a CDS encoding dihydrodipicolinate reductase C-terminal domain-containing protein, which produces MNARRKLALIGMGKMGRVIEQLASERGWEVVARIGADTNRDGAGVTRALLKSADVAIEFTTPKAAGANIRAAVAARCPIVVGTTGWFGELPALSEWVAQRGGALLTAANFSLGVNAFEQIVAVASRLLSSVAGFDAHLVETHHAAKKDAPSGTAITLRAAAARTWPREIPITSIRIGSVPGTHELVFDAPFETVTLAHVARDRRVFAEGALVAAAWLIGRTGVFTMRDVLDGGHSRAGET; this is translated from the coding sequence ATGAACGCACGCCGCAAGCTGGCGCTCATCGGTATGGGAAAGATGGGCCGCGTGATCGAGCAGCTCGCGTCTGAGCGCGGTTGGGAGGTCGTCGCCCGAATCGGCGCCGACACGAATCGCGATGGCGCCGGGGTGACTCGCGCTTTACTGAAGAGTGCCGACGTCGCGATCGAGTTTACGACGCCGAAGGCGGCAGGGGCGAATATTCGAGCGGCGGTCGCGGCTCGATGTCCGATCGTGGTCGGCACAACGGGCTGGTTCGGCGAGCTCCCGGCGCTCTCGGAGTGGGTCGCGCAGCGTGGGGGCGCGCTCCTCACCGCGGCGAACTTTTCACTCGGCGTCAACGCGTTCGAGCAGATCGTCGCGGTCGCTTCGCGTTTGCTGAGTAGCGTCGCAGGCTTCGACGCGCACCTCGTCGAAACGCATCACGCGGCAAAGAAGGATGCGCCGTCTGGCACCGCGATCACGCTGCGCGCGGCGGCCGCTCGCACCTGGCCGCGAGAAATTCCAATCACGAGCATTCGGATCGGATCGGTGCCGGGCACGCACGAGCTTGTGTTCGACGCTCCGTTCGAAACCGTGACGCTGGCACACGTCGCGCGCGACCGGCGAGTGTTCGCCGAGGGCGCCCTGGTTGCGGCGGCCTGGCTCATCGGGCGAACGGGCGTGTTCACGATGCGTGACGTGCTCGACGGCGGACACTCGCGCGCGGGAGAAACATGA
- the dapA gene encoding 4-hydroxy-tetrahydrodipicolinate synthase: MTTRLTGCGTALVTPFARDGSIDERALRSLVDWQLAEGVHFLVPCGSTGEAATMTPDEQRRVIEIVVEVARGRVPIIAGAASNDTQRAIALSKGAKAAGASHLLHTSPMYNKPPQRGIVAHYRAIADAVDLPIVVYNIPGRTGSNVEAKTTLALAATPGIVAVKEASGNLGQITDILRDRPPGFSVLSGDDEMTLAVMAAGGDGIVSVVSNATPRLMRELCECMLVGNIADARERHFRLLPWMRAAFVESNPLPVKAALAMMRKIENVLRLPLVPMDEKHAGSVRGALAAAGVAM; encoded by the coding sequence ATGACGACGCGACTGACAGGCTGTGGGACGGCGCTCGTAACGCCCTTTGCGCGCGACGGCTCGATCGACGAGCGGGCGCTGCGGTCGCTTGTCGACTGGCAGCTCGCCGAAGGCGTACATTTCCTCGTACCCTGCGGCAGCACGGGCGAAGCGGCAACGATGACGCCCGATGAACAACGACGTGTGATCGAGATCGTGGTCGAGGTGGCGAGAGGCCGTGTCCCGATCATCGCTGGAGCGGCATCGAACGATACGCAGCGCGCGATCGCTCTCTCCAAGGGAGCGAAGGCAGCCGGTGCGAGCCACCTCCTGCACACGTCGCCGATGTACAACAAGCCGCCGCAACGTGGAATCGTTGCGCATTATCGTGCCATTGCCGACGCCGTCGATCTCCCGATCGTCGTGTACAACATACCCGGTCGCACGGGGAGCAATGTCGAGGCAAAGACGACGCTCGCGCTCGCGGCGACGCCTGGGATCGTCGCGGTGAAGGAAGCGTCCGGCAATCTTGGACAGATCACGGACATTCTTCGCGATCGGCCGCCGGGATTCAGCGTCCTCTCGGGCGACGACGAGATGACCCTTGCCGTGATGGCGGCCGGCGGCGACGGCATCGTCTCGGTCGTCTCCAACGCCACGCCCCGTCTGATGCGCGAGCTGTGTGAATGCATGCTCGTGGGTAACATCGCCGACGCGCGCGAACGACATTTTCGTTTGCTCCCGTGGATGCGGGCGGCGTTCGTCGAGTCGAATCCGTTGCCGGTGAAGGCGGCGCTCGCGATGATGCGAAAGATCGAAAATGTGCTGCGTCTGCCGCTCGTGCCGATGGACGAGAAGCATGCGGGGAGCGTTCGTGGAGCGCTCGCGGCGGCGGGAGTCGCGATGTGA